The following are encoded in a window of Blastocatellia bacterium genomic DNA:
- a CDS encoding OmpA family protein, whose product MTTKKIIRWLAAIAFAFVLIAGGRALMGSGNPAGRAQAATISLRQSVPNGQQVKIIGIVIKRHADSFTFRDQTGVEREVALTPNTDVKTHKKGVFRGGKAYGVSYILRGLRLEVSGVGNAQGQIVADKIRFDEDDLRTAQALKARVDPVEQLAEDNAKRLAAAEEEARRLARESEENAAAAKKAQLTAEAAKQSAASAHNRINGLDDYDPVRTITVLFATGSSVLGPKGKATIDTAAAWVKTQNTKGWVVAVVGFADTTGNTAANRKLSERRANAVIGYLVTKHNLPLQRLVQPFGYGEDKPAAENTTAEGRAKNRRVEIQLLVNKGIANIS is encoded by the coding sequence ATGACGACTAAAAAGATTATCAGGTGGTTGGCGGCAATCGCCTTCGCCTTCGTGCTGATCGCGGGCGGGCGGGCGCTGATGGGGTCTGGCAATCCGGCGGGCCGTGCGCAGGCCGCGACGATTTCGCTCAGACAATCCGTTCCCAACGGGCAACAGGTGAAGATCATCGGCATCGTCATCAAGCGCCACGCCGACTCATTCACCTTTCGTGATCAGACGGGCGTCGAGCGCGAGGTGGCGCTGACGCCGAATACCGACGTGAAAACCCACAAGAAAGGCGTCTTTCGCGGCGGCAAAGCGTATGGCGTCAGCTATATCCTGCGCGGCTTGCGCCTGGAAGTCAGCGGCGTCGGCAACGCGCAGGGCCAGATCGTCGCCGACAAAATCCGCTTTGACGAAGATGACCTGAGGACCGCGCAGGCGCTCAAGGCACGCGTTGATCCTGTTGAACAACTTGCTGAAGATAACGCCAAGCGCCTCGCCGCCGCCGAAGAAGAAGCGCGGCGCTTGGCCCGCGAGAGCGAGGAGAATGCCGCCGCCGCCAAGAAGGCGCAGCTCACCGCCGAGGCGGCGAAGCAATCCGCCGCCTCGGCGCATAACCGTATCAACGGCCTCGACGATTACGATCCCGTGCGAACGATCACCGTGCTGTTCGCCACAGGCTCGTCGGTTCTCGGCCCGAAAGGCAAGGCTACAATTGACACCGCCGCCGCCTGGGTCAAAACTCAGAACACCAAGGGATGGGTCGTGGCGGTCGTCGGCTTCGCCGACACCACCGGCAATACCGCCGCCAACCGCAAACTGAGTGAGCGTCGCGCCAACGCCGTCATCGGTTACCTGGTGACGAAGCACAACCTGCCTTTGCAGCGGCTGGTTCAGCCCTTTGGCTATGGAGAGGATAAGCCGGCGGCAGAGAATACGACCGCCGAAGGTCGCGCCAAGAACCGGCGCGTCGAGATTCAACTGCTCGTCAACAAAGGCATCGCAAATATATCGTAG
- a CDS encoding Na+-dependent transporter — protein MKLATLTSLVLKASIVLLVFGLGLDVTVHDLTYLWRRAELFLRSLLAMNVVMPLVTVALVALFDLHPAVKVVLVALSLSPAPPFFPKQGLKAGGGVPFTFSLLVAEAALAILFVPIGVWVCASAFDVPAQVPPAAVAQIVLLTVMVPLAAGMLIRHRAPAVAARIAPPVSRLAIVMLGVSFLPIPIVVSPATVSLLGGGTLAAITAFAVLGLAAGHLLGGPKPEQQVVLALSTSSRHPAVALAIAGACFPEQRLVLAALLLYLMVNAIMSLSYLSWRRLHGPKAEAAQATALRGTVGPASPTL, from the coding sequence ATGAAACTGGCGACTCTGACATCGCTGGTGTTGAAAGCGAGCATTGTCTTGCTGGTCTTCGGTCTCGGTCTCGACGTGACGGTTCATGATCTCACCTATCTGTGGCGCAGGGCGGAGCTGTTTTTGCGCTCGCTGCTGGCGATGAACGTCGTCATGCCGCTGGTGACGGTGGCGCTGGTCGCGCTGTTCGACCTGCACCCGGCAGTGAAAGTCGTGCTGGTGGCGCTCTCGCTCTCGCCCGCCCCTCCCTTCTTTCCCAAGCAAGGACTCAAGGCCGGCGGCGGCGTCCCGTTCACCTTCAGCCTGCTGGTGGCCGAGGCGGCGCTGGCGATTCTGTTCGTGCCCATCGGCGTCTGGGTCTGTGCGAGCGCCTTTGATGTGCCGGCGCAGGTGCCGCCCGCGGCGGTGGCGCAGATTGTGTTGCTCACGGTGATGGTGCCGCTCGCCGCCGGCATGCTGATTCGACATCGCGCGCCCGCGGTTGCGGCGCGGATTGCGCCGCCGGTATCGCGGCTGGCCATCGTGATGCTCGGCGTCAGCTTTCTGCCCATCCCGATCGTTGTGTCGCCGGCCACCGTCTCGCTGCTCGGCGGCGGCACGCTCGCGGCAATCACGGCGTTCGCCGTTCTAGGGCTGGCCGCCGGCCACCTGCTCGGCGGCCCGAAGCCCGAACAGCAAGTCGTGCTGGCGCTCTCGACCTCGTCGCGGCACCCGGCGGTGGCGCTGGCCATCGCCGGCGCCTGCTTTCCCGAACAGCGGCTCGTACTGGCGGCGTTACTGCTTTACCTCATGGTGAACGCCATCATGTCGCTCTCCTACCTGAGCTGGCGACGCCTGCACGGTCCGAAGGCGGAGGCGGCTCAGGCAACCGCGCTCAGAGGCACAGTCGGCCCAGCCAGCCCGACATTGTAA
- a CDS encoding DUF4344 domain-containing metallopeptidase gives MKKFSKAVGNGALARTRLVLDALLLIALITLAVTGFRQPQPQQADVIRPDQSADAFPGQARYAQARIKDQGDFKLCYEPRMTPCPGEATPRVAIHQAAIECIVDSLNERMALPYDITITFKECDGPDASYDDATHQVTVCYDLIDDYYELFSTEIKDEAALDAAVKGALASALFHELGHALMDAWNLPITGKEEDAADQLSTLILIEETEEGEQMALDGALAFKLYAALDGGEEKAYWDEHSLDEQRFYGILCMLYGHDPEKYEQVIKDGTLPASRAEMCKDDYAKLKKSWQTLLAPFVKTSPESVAKIRMR, from the coding sequence GTGAAGAAGTTTTCAAAGGCGGTAGGGAATGGGGCGCTGGCGCGAACACGCCTCGTCCTCGACGCGCTCCTGTTGATCGCCCTGATCACGCTGGCGGTCACGGGCTTTCGCCAGCCGCAGCCCCAGCAGGCCGATGTCATTCGCCCGGACCAATCCGCCGACGCTTTTCCCGGGCAGGCCCGCTATGCGCAGGCCAGGATCAAAGATCAGGGTGATTTCAAGCTCTGCTACGAACCCCGGATGACGCCTTGTCCGGGGGAGGCAACCCCGCGTGTCGCCATCCATCAGGCGGCCATCGAGTGCATCGTTGATTCGCTCAACGAGCGAATGGCGCTCCCCTATGACATCACTATCACCTTCAAAGAATGTGACGGGCCGGACGCGTCGTACGACGACGCCACGCATCAGGTTACTGTCTGTTACGACTTGATTGATGATTACTACGAGCTGTTCTCCACAGAGATAAAGGATGAGGCCGCACTCGACGCGGCCGTCAAAGGGGCGCTCGCCTCGGCTCTGTTTCACGAGCTGGGGCACGCGCTCATGGACGCCTGGAATCTGCCGATCACCGGCAAAGAGGAGGACGCCGCCGACCAGCTCTCGACGCTGATTCTCATCGAAGAGACCGAAGAAGGCGAGCAGATGGCGCTCGACGGCGCGCTCGCCTTCAAGCTTTACGCCGCGCTCGACGGCGGCGAAGAGAAAGCCTACTGGGACGAGCACTCGCTCGACGAGCAAAGGTTCTATGGCATCCTCTGCATGCTCTACGGGCATGACCCTGAAAAATACGAGCAAGTCATTAAAGACGGAACGCTGCCGGCGTCGCGCGCCGAGATGTGCAAAGACGATTACGCGAAGTTGAAGAAATCCTGGC